A genome region from Oenanthe melanoleuca isolate GR-GAL-2019-014 chromosome 14, OMel1.0, whole genome shotgun sequence includes the following:
- the CCP110 gene encoding centriolar coiled-coil protein of 110 kDa isoform X5 has protein sequence MKMEDYEIFCRKHLSRIQEEAIKGETSLTVQKKNVSLIQFYGVPVLSPLLTLERKKEIQQYKEKALELETRKRKSQKKALLNRVQEIVENVQMKKGPSKSDMNTLETESSCPGLDSKALTDFTALSDINSVYSPERHGSMDLEKTPELRPSETAGQMTSSVTEVVKAAEENVSSKPRGSCFSEDAPCPRAASPDKVWNKLPSHALQKQEGRVGSPSDEDVQDPCVMSLQNLIKKSREYLEKEQSKRTSKSNSKRSTSESHSDKENDGVKTSDSLKERAKVMGRSSTAQTLDKPSLNKSNTLLQGASIHTGNTSISTLSSFSKVDIPVRVGTPPLVDSDSDEELKKNSVFERDSSIVRSLTSSYAKLPSPEPSMSPKMHRRRPRPLSMGHIIINNPVNAYELSPKGKGRAMDLIMQDIADKNNVSESVPKFMVDFSAVCPGRVAGVSRNSSGPCDGLGAGKPKRHSLGLFESRGTVSATVEGQVLMDHSRGPYKVESSTSMAPPKVNEPFAISQSAGTQKILAGNEMKPATLPENTKYNSPMELNKSYDVENPSPLLMQSKNMRQQMDNTPSVSSANEQFPENFEKVKRRLDLDTDSCQKENSSCVIGVGMEQEQEQQWLQEQKYPVGSVYITKNAVLENMAKEDILKTKMLAFEEMRKRLEEQHAQQLSILIAEQEREQEKLQKELEEQERKLKGKKITTTEIEISKVNINSRMELEWRKKSESGLLESVQSQLETVHNTNSTSIGFAHTTPSTFSSTSETSFYLWGPSGSGVIKTSVCRPSNRIKTRWTQVFSPEIQMKFDKITAVARGFLTRRLLQTEKLKHLKQTVKDTMEFIKNFQSEAPLKRGSVSAQDASLHERVMAQLRAALYDIHDIFFTMEPSERMNILRHDREVRKEKMLRQMDKVKSPRERVTLSTATQKSLDRKKYMKATEMGIPSKKIIIKQKTPENRILQPNQGQNAPVHRLLCRQGSICRKNPKKEAKCCDNLRRQHSLG, from the exons ATGAAGATGGAGGACTATGAAATATTCTGTAGGAAGCATCTTTCCAGAATCCAAGAAGAGGCAATAAAAGGAGAAACCTCTCTGACcgttcagaagaaaaatgtgtctCTCATTCAATTCTATGGAGTCCCTGTGCTTTCCCCTCTG CTTActcttgaaaggaaaaaggaaattcagcAGTATAAGGAGAAAGCACTGGAGCTAGAGACCAGGAAACGGAAATCCCAGAAAAAAGCTTTATTGAATCGTGTTCAGGAGATTGTGGAAAATGTCCAG atGAAGAAAGGACCTAGCAAGAGTGACATGAACACATTGGAGACTGAGAGTTCTTGCCCTGGTTTGGATTCCAAGGCTTTGACTGACTTCACAGCTCTATCAGATATCAATTCAGTATATTCTCCTGAAAGACATGGTTCCATGGACCTGGAAAAGACACCAGAACTTAGACCATCAGAAACTGCAGGGCAAATGACATCAAGTGTGACAGAAGTAGttaaagcagcagaagaaaacgTTTCTTCCAAGCCACGTGGGAGCTGCTTCTCGGAGGACGCGCCGTGTCCGAGGGCTGCATCTCCTGACAAGGTGTGGAACAAGCTCCCTTCTCATGCTctgcagaagcaggagggaCGAGTGGGGTCACCATCAGATGAGGATGTCCAAGATCCGTGTGTAATGAGTCTTCAGAACCTGATTAAGAAGTCCAGGGAGTACCTAGAGAAAGAGCAAAGCAAGCGTACCTCAAAGAGCAATTCAAAGAGGAGTACGAGCGAAAGTCATTCGGATAAAGAAAATGATGGTGTTAAAACAAGTGACTCTCTGAAAGAGAGGGCAAAGGTTATGGGCAGAAGTTCCACTGCTCAGACCCTTGATAAACCCAGTCTTAATAAATCAAATACCCTTCTCCAAGGTGCCTCTATTCATACAGGTAACACAAGTATATCCACTTTATCCAGTTTTTCTAAAGTAGACATACCTGTGAGAGTTGGAACACCCCCTTTGGTGGATTCAGATTCAGATGAGGAACTGAAAAAGAATTCTGTGTTTGAGCGTGACAGCAGCATTGTCAGGAGCCTCACAAGCTCTTATGCCAAATTGCCAAGCCCAGAGCCAAGCATGAGCCCAAAAATGCACCGACGGCGCCCGAGACCTTTATCCATGGGACACATCATTATAAACAACCCTGTCAATGCTTATGAGCTGAGCCCTAAAGGCAAGGGTAGAGCAATGGATTTAATCATGCAAGATATTGCAGATAAAAACAACGTGTCTGAATCAGTGCCAAAGTTCATGGTGGACTTCAGCGCAGTTTGCCCTGGCAGAGTTGCTGGTGTCAGCAGGAATTCCTCAGGCCCCTGTgatgggctgggggctggcaaACCAAAGCGCCATTCCTTGGGGCTCTTTGAAAGCAGAGGAACTGTGTCAGCCACGGTGGAAGGACAGGTGCTGATGGACCACAGCAGAGGGCCTTATAAAGTAGAGAGCAGCACTAGTATGGCACCTCCAAAAGTGAATGAGCCCTTTGCCATCAGTCAgtctgcagggacacagaagATCCTGGCTGGGAATGAAATGAAACCAGCTACTTTGCCAGAAAACACTAAATATAATTCTCCAATGGAACTCAATAAATCTTATGACGTGGAAAATCCATCTCCACTCCTAATGCAGAGCAAGAATATGCGACAGCAGATGGATAATACTCCAAGTGTTTCCTCAGCAAATGAGCAGTTCccagaaaattttgaaaaggtAAAACGTAGACTTGATTTGGACACTGACAGctgccaaaaagaaaacagttccTGTGTTATAGGAGTTGGAATGGAACAAGAACAAGAGCAGCAGTGGTTGCAAGAACAGAAATATCCTGTGGGATCAGTTTACATTACCAAGAATGCAGTCCTTGAAAACATGGCAAAAG aagatattttaaaaactaaaatgctGGCCTTtgaagaaatgagaaagagaCTTGAAGAGCAGCATGCACAACAACTGTCAATTCTGATAGCTGAACAAGAGAGAGAACAGGAGAAATTGCAGAAG GAACTGGAAGAGCAGGAGAGAAAGttgaaaggaaagaagattACTACAACGGAAATAGAAATTTCCAAAGTGAATATTAACAGTAGGATGGAGTTggagtggaggaaaaaaagtgaaagtgGCTTGCTGGAAAGTGTGCAGTCTCAGCTGGAGACAGTCCATAACACAAACTCCACCAGCATTG gTTTTGCTCATACAACACCCAGCACCTTTTCTTCAACAAGTGAAACTTCATTCTATCTCTGGGGACCATCAGGTAGTGGAGTTATAAAAACCTCAGTATGCAGGCCAAGTAATAGGATCAAAACTAGGTGGACTCAg gtattcAGTCCAGAGATACAAATGAAGTTTGACAAGATCACTGCAGTGGCAAGGGGATTTCTCACTCGTAGACTCCTGcagacagaaaaactgaaacatCTTAAGCAAACTGTAAAA GATACTATGGAGTTCATAAAAAATTTTCAGTCTGAAGCCCCATTGAAAAGAGGAAGTGTGTCAGCACAAGATGCATCCCTTCATGAAAGAGTAATGGCTCAG CTGCGAGCTGCCCTGTATGACATCCATGACATCTTTTTCACAATGGAGCCGTCGGAGAGAATGAACATTCTGCGTCACGATCGTGAAGTTCGTAAAGAGAAGATGCTCAGGCAAATG GATAAAGTAAAGAGCCCAAGAGAGCGAGTGACACTTTCAACAGCTACACAGAAATCTCTGGACAGGAAAAAGTACATGAA ggCTACAGAAATGGGAATaccaagtaaaaaaataattataaaacaaaaaactcctgAAAACCG CATACTTCAACCAAACCAAGGACAGAATGCCCCTGTTCATAGGCTGCTTTGCAGACAAGG gaGCATATGCAGGAAGAACCCAAAGAAAGAAGCCAAATGTTGTGACAATTTAAGAAGACAGCATTCACTGGGATAA
- the CCP110 gene encoding centriolar coiled-coil protein of 110 kDa isoform X4: MKMEDYEIFCRKHLSRIQEEAIKGETSLTVQKKNVSLIQFYGVPVLSPLLTLERKKEIQQYKEKALELETRKRKSQKKALLNRVQEIVENVQMKKGPSKSDMNTLETESSCPGLDSKALTDFTALSDINSVYSPERHGSMDLEKTPELRPSETAGQMTSSVTEVVKAAEENVSSKPRGSCFSEDAPCPRAASPDKVWNKLPSHALQKQEGRVGSPSDEDVQDPCVMSLQNLIKKSREYLEKEQSKRTSKSNSKRSTSESHSDKENDGVKTSDSLKERAKVMGRSSTAQTLDKPSLNKSNTLLQGASIHTGNTSISTLSSFSKVDIPVRVGTPPLVDSDSDEELKKNSVFERDSSIVRSLTSSYAKLPSPEPSMSPKMHRRRPRPLSMGHIIINNPVNAYELSPKGKGRAMDLIMQDIADKNNVSESVPKFMVDFSAVCPGRVAGVSRNSSGPCDGLGAGKPKRHSLGLFESRGTVSATVEGQVLMDHSRGPYKVESSTSMAPPKVNEPFAISQSAGTQKILAGNEMKPATLPENTKYNSPMELNKSYDVENPSPLLMQSKNMRQQMDNTPSVSSANEQFPENFEKVKRRLDLDTDSCQKENSSCVIGVGMEQEQEQQWLQEQKYPVGSVYITKNAVLENMAKEDILKTKMLAFEEMRKRLEEQHAQQLSILIAEQEREQEKLQKELEEQERKLKGKKITTTEIEISKVNINSRMELEWRKKSESGLLESVQSQLETVHNTNSTSIGFAHTTPSTFSSTSETSFYLWGPSGSGVIKTSVCRPSNRIKTRWTQVFSPEIQMKFDKITAVARGFLTRRLLQTEKLKHLKQTVKDTMEFIKNFQSEAPLKRGSVSAQDASLHERVMAQLRAALYDIHDIFFTMEPSERMNILRHDREVRKEKMLRQMDKVKSPRERVTLSTATQKSLDRKKYMKATEMGIPSKKIIIKQKTPENRILQPNQGQNAPVHRLLCRQGTPKTSVNGVEQNRRKASGSRVSYKAVSGAYAGRTQRKKPNVVTI, from the exons ATGAAGATGGAGGACTATGAAATATTCTGTAGGAAGCATCTTTCCAGAATCCAAGAAGAGGCAATAAAAGGAGAAACCTCTCTGACcgttcagaagaaaaatgtgtctCTCATTCAATTCTATGGAGTCCCTGTGCTTTCCCCTCTG CTTActcttgaaaggaaaaaggaaattcagcAGTATAAGGAGAAAGCACTGGAGCTAGAGACCAGGAAACGGAAATCCCAGAAAAAAGCTTTATTGAATCGTGTTCAGGAGATTGTGGAAAATGTCCAG atGAAGAAAGGACCTAGCAAGAGTGACATGAACACATTGGAGACTGAGAGTTCTTGCCCTGGTTTGGATTCCAAGGCTTTGACTGACTTCACAGCTCTATCAGATATCAATTCAGTATATTCTCCTGAAAGACATGGTTCCATGGACCTGGAAAAGACACCAGAACTTAGACCATCAGAAACTGCAGGGCAAATGACATCAAGTGTGACAGAAGTAGttaaagcagcagaagaaaacgTTTCTTCCAAGCCACGTGGGAGCTGCTTCTCGGAGGACGCGCCGTGTCCGAGGGCTGCATCTCCTGACAAGGTGTGGAACAAGCTCCCTTCTCATGCTctgcagaagcaggagggaCGAGTGGGGTCACCATCAGATGAGGATGTCCAAGATCCGTGTGTAATGAGTCTTCAGAACCTGATTAAGAAGTCCAGGGAGTACCTAGAGAAAGAGCAAAGCAAGCGTACCTCAAAGAGCAATTCAAAGAGGAGTACGAGCGAAAGTCATTCGGATAAAGAAAATGATGGTGTTAAAACAAGTGACTCTCTGAAAGAGAGGGCAAAGGTTATGGGCAGAAGTTCCACTGCTCAGACCCTTGATAAACCCAGTCTTAATAAATCAAATACCCTTCTCCAAGGTGCCTCTATTCATACAGGTAACACAAGTATATCCACTTTATCCAGTTTTTCTAAAGTAGACATACCTGTGAGAGTTGGAACACCCCCTTTGGTGGATTCAGATTCAGATGAGGAACTGAAAAAGAATTCTGTGTTTGAGCGTGACAGCAGCATTGTCAGGAGCCTCACAAGCTCTTATGCCAAATTGCCAAGCCCAGAGCCAAGCATGAGCCCAAAAATGCACCGACGGCGCCCGAGACCTTTATCCATGGGACACATCATTATAAACAACCCTGTCAATGCTTATGAGCTGAGCCCTAAAGGCAAGGGTAGAGCAATGGATTTAATCATGCAAGATATTGCAGATAAAAACAACGTGTCTGAATCAGTGCCAAAGTTCATGGTGGACTTCAGCGCAGTTTGCCCTGGCAGAGTTGCTGGTGTCAGCAGGAATTCCTCAGGCCCCTGTgatgggctgggggctggcaaACCAAAGCGCCATTCCTTGGGGCTCTTTGAAAGCAGAGGAACTGTGTCAGCCACGGTGGAAGGACAGGTGCTGATGGACCACAGCAGAGGGCCTTATAAAGTAGAGAGCAGCACTAGTATGGCACCTCCAAAAGTGAATGAGCCCTTTGCCATCAGTCAgtctgcagggacacagaagATCCTGGCTGGGAATGAAATGAAACCAGCTACTTTGCCAGAAAACACTAAATATAATTCTCCAATGGAACTCAATAAATCTTATGACGTGGAAAATCCATCTCCACTCCTAATGCAGAGCAAGAATATGCGACAGCAGATGGATAATACTCCAAGTGTTTCCTCAGCAAATGAGCAGTTCccagaaaattttgaaaaggtAAAACGTAGACTTGATTTGGACACTGACAGctgccaaaaagaaaacagttccTGTGTTATAGGAGTTGGAATGGAACAAGAACAAGAGCAGCAGTGGTTGCAAGAACAGAAATATCCTGTGGGATCAGTTTACATTACCAAGAATGCAGTCCTTGAAAACATGGCAAAAG aagatattttaaaaactaaaatgctGGCCTTtgaagaaatgagaaagagaCTTGAAGAGCAGCATGCACAACAACTGTCAATTCTGATAGCTGAACAAGAGAGAGAACAGGAGAAATTGCAGAAG GAACTGGAAGAGCAGGAGAGAAAGttgaaaggaaagaagattACTACAACGGAAATAGAAATTTCCAAAGTGAATATTAACAGTAGGATGGAGTTggagtggaggaaaaaaagtgaaagtgGCTTGCTGGAAAGTGTGCAGTCTCAGCTGGAGACAGTCCATAACACAAACTCCACCAGCATTG gTTTTGCTCATACAACACCCAGCACCTTTTCTTCAACAAGTGAAACTTCATTCTATCTCTGGGGACCATCAGGTAGTGGAGTTATAAAAACCTCAGTATGCAGGCCAAGTAATAGGATCAAAACTAGGTGGACTCAg gtattcAGTCCAGAGATACAAATGAAGTTTGACAAGATCACTGCAGTGGCAAGGGGATTTCTCACTCGTAGACTCCTGcagacagaaaaactgaaacatCTTAAGCAAACTGTAAAA GATACTATGGAGTTCATAAAAAATTTTCAGTCTGAAGCCCCATTGAAAAGAGGAAGTGTGTCAGCACAAGATGCATCCCTTCATGAAAGAGTAATGGCTCAG CTGCGAGCTGCCCTGTATGACATCCATGACATCTTTTTCACAATGGAGCCGTCGGAGAGAATGAACATTCTGCGTCACGATCGTGAAGTTCGTAAAGAGAAGATGCTCAGGCAAATG GATAAAGTAAAGAGCCCAAGAGAGCGAGTGACACTTTCAACAGCTACACAGAAATCTCTGGACAGGAAAAAGTACATGAA ggCTACAGAAATGGGAATaccaagtaaaaaaataattataaaacaaaaaactcctgAAAACCG CATACTTCAACCAAACCAAGGACAGAATGCCCCTGTTCATAGGCTGCTTTGCAGACAAGG AACCCCTAAGACCTCAGTGAATGGGGTTGAGCAAAATAGAAGGAAGGCCTCAGGGAGCAGAGTGTCTTACAAGGCTGTTTCAG gaGCATATGCAGGAAGAACCCAAAGAAAGAAGCCAAATGTTGTGACAATTTAA